A window of Actinomadura viridis genomic DNA:
GCTGCGCTTCCGCACCCCCGACGAGGGCCAGACCACCGTGGTCGACCTGCTGCGCGGCAAGCCGGTCTTCGAGAACGCCGTCCTGGAGGACTTCGTCATCGCCCGCGCCGACGGCTCGGTGACGTTCCTGCTCGCCAACGCCGTGGACGACATCAGCCAGGGCATCACGCACGTGGTGCGCGGCGAGGAGCACCTGTCCAACGCCCCCAAGCAGCAGCTGCTGTGGGAGGCGCTGGGCGCCGAGCCGCCCGTGTGGGCGCACGTCCCCGTGATCGTCAACGAGAAGCGGCAGAAGCTGTCCAAGCGCCGCGACAAGGTGGCGCTGGAGGACTACCAGGCCGAGGGCTACCTCGCCGAGGCCATGCGCAACTACCTGATGCTGCTGGGCTGGGCCCCGTCGGGCGACCGCGAGATCGTGCCGTGGGAGGTCATCGTCGAGGAGTTCCGGATCGAGGACGTCAACACCTCGCCCGCCTTCTTCGACGTCAAGAAGCTGCGCGCGATCAACGGCGAGTACGTCCGGGCGCTGCCGCCCGAGCGGTTCGAGGCCGAGTGCCTGCCGTTCCTGGAGGACGCGCCGTTCCCCGTCGACCGGGGGGTGTTCGCGCAGCTCGCGCCGCTGGCGCAGACCCGGGTGGCGGTGCTGTCGGAGATCGTGCCGATGGTCGACTTCGCGTTCCTGGACGAGCCGCCCTTCGACGAGCAGTCCTGGAACAAGGGCATGAAGGGCCCCGCCGCCGAGATCCTCGCCGCCGCCGAGGAGGCGTACCGCGACGCGCCCTGGGAGGCCGGGGAGCTCAAGGACCGCCTGGAGCGGGTGGGCACCGAGCACGGCCTCAAGCTGGGCAAGACCCAGGCGCCGGTCCGGGTGGCCGTCACCGGCCGCACGGTGGGGCTGCCGCTGTTCGAGTCGCTGGAGGTCCTGGGGCGGGAGCGCACGCTCGCCCGCCTCGCCGCCGCCCGCGAGAGGCTCGCCGCCCGGCCGTCGTCCTGACGTCCCCCGCACGCGCTGAGGGCCACGGCCGCGTCCATCGCGGCCGTGGCCCTTCGCCGTACGGGCTCAGTAGCTCAGGAGGGGGACTCCTCCGGGGCGTTCACGGTGGAGTGCAGGTCGGCGACCCGGCGGTCCAGCTCGTCGAACTCCTCGCGCAGCGTGGAGGGGATCCGCTTGGCCAGGATCTCCAGCTGCTCCTCCACCGACGACAGCCGCTCCGCCACCTCGGCGGCCGAACGGGCCGCGCCGCCCGCCTCGTCCCCGGGCACCTCGTCCCCGGGGGCGCCGGGCACCTTGCTGGGGTCGGTGGACGGCCGGGCCTGCAGCAGCGCGGCCTGCTCGCGCAGCAGCGCCGCCTGCTCGCGCAACAGCCCGGCCTGCTCACGCAGCTGCTTGTTCTTGTTGTGCAGCTCCACGAAGACCGACACCTTGGCGCGCAGCACCCACGGGTCGAACGGCTTGGAGATGAAGTCCACCGCGCCGGCCGCGTACCCGCGGAAGGCGTAGTCGGGATCGCTGTTCACGGCCGTCAGGAAGATGATCGGAAGATCGCGGGTCTTGCGGCGGCGCTTGATGTCGCGCGCCGTCTCGAACCCGTCCATCCCCGGCATGACCACGTCCAGCAGGATCACCGCGTACTCGTCGGTCAGCAGCGCCTTGAGCGCCTCCTCCCCGGAACGGGCCCGGACCAGGTCCTGATCGAGCGAGCTGAGAATGGCCTCCAGCGCGATGAGGTTCTCCTCGCGGTCGTCCACGAGCAGGATCTTCGCCTTGTCGTCCACGCTGGTCTTCTCCGATCCCTGTACCGGCTCACTCCCTGGGCGGGGCCCCCGCCCCGCCGTGATCATATTGTCGACGAGCCCCCGCGGGCTCAGCGGACGACGGACGGTTGCAGCCAGGTGCGCATGACGTCCAGAAGATGGTCCACGTCCACCGGCTTGGGCACGTAGTCCGACGCGCCGGAGGCCAGGCTCTTCTCCCGGTCGCCCTTCATCACCTTGGCCGTGATCACGATGATCGGCAGCTCGGCGAACTGCGGCATCTCCCTGATCGCGGCGGTCGTGGCGTAGCCGTCCAGGCCGGGCATCATCACGTCCATCAGTACCAGGGCCACGTCGGGGTTGCGGTGCAGCACGTCGATGCCGGCCTGGCCGTCCTCGGCGTACAGCACCTCCATCCCGTAGCCCTCCAGCACGCTGGTGAGCGCGAAGACGTTGCGGACGTCGTCGTCCACGATCAGGACCTTGCGGCCCGACAGCACCCGGTCCAGGAAGTCGGCGGGCGGCTCGTCCAGCAGCCCGCTGAGCGCCGGCCGGGCCTCGCCGGGCCGCTCACCGGACGGGGCGGCCCGCTCGCGCGGCGGCGCCGGGGCCGGCGCCTCGGCGGCGCTCCCGGGATCGGTGGCGCTCGCCGTCACCGCCGCGGGCACCGGCTCGTCCGGCAGCACCGAACGGCGCCGCCCGTCCGGCTCGGAGTACTGCGCGGGCAGGTACAGGGTGAACACGCTGCCCCGGCCCGGCTCGCTCTCGGCGTGGATCTCCCCGCCCAGGAGCCGCGCGATGTTGCGGCTGATCGACAGGCCCAGCCCGGTGCCGCCGTAGCGGCGGCTGGTGGTGCCGTCGGCCTGCTGGAACGCCTCGAAGATCACCTGGAGCTTGTCCGCGCTGATTCCGATCCCGGTGTCGATCACCTTGAACGCGATCACGTCCGGGGTGTTCCAGAGCGCGGGCAGCGTGAAGCTGATGTCGCCGGCCCGCTCGATCCGCAGCCGCACCTCGCCCTCGGCGGTGAACTTGACCGCGTTGGACAGCAGGTTGCGCAGCACCTGCTGCAGCCTCTGCTCATCGGTGTGCAGCAGCCCCGGCACCTCGGGGGAGACCTCCACCGCGAAGTGCAGCCCCTTGTCGACCGCCAGCGGCCGGAACGTGGCGTCCACGTAGTCGACCAGGCCCGAGACCGCCAGCCGCTGCGGGTGCAGCTCCATCTTCCCGGCCTCGACCTTGGCCAGGTCCAGGATGTCGTTGATCAGCTCCAGCAGGTCGGTGCCGGAGTCGTGGATGGTCTGCGCGAACTCCACCTGCTTGTCGGTGAGGTTGCCGCCCGGGTTCTCCGACAGCAGCTTGGCCAGCACCAGCAGGCTGTTGAGCGGCGTGCGCAGCTCGTGCGACATGTTGGCCAGGAACTCGGACTTGTACCGCGAGGAGATCGCCAGCTGCTCGGCGCGCTCCTCCAGGGTCCGCCGGGCCTGCTCGATCTGGAAGTTCTGGATCTCGATGGCGCGGTTCTGCTGGGCCAGCAGCGCCGCCTTCTCCTCAAGCTCGGTGTTGGAGTTGCGCAGCTCGCCCTGCTGGCGCTGCAGCTCGTCGGACCGCTCCTGCAACTCCTGGGCCAGCCGCTGCGACTCGGTCAGCAGCGCCTCGGTACGGGTGTTGGCGCTGATCGCGTTGAGCGTGACCCCGATCGTCTCGATCAGCTGCCGGAAGAAGGCCAGGTGCACGTCGGTGAACCGGGCGAAGGAGGCCAGCTCGATCGCGCCCAGCACCGAGTCCTCGAACATGATCGGCATCACGATGATGTTGACCGGCGCGGACTCGCCCAGACCCGAACCGATCTTGATGTAGTCGGCCGGGGCCTCGGTGATGAGCAGCGTCCGGTGCTCGGCCGCGGCCTGCCCCACCAGGCCCTCGCCCAGCGCGAACCGCATCGCGCCCGCCTGGCCCCGGCGGATCCCGTACCCGGCGATGAGCGCCAGCTCCAGCTCCTCGCCGGAGTACTCGGCCAGGTAGAACGCGCCGTACTGGGCGTTGGCGGTCGGCGTCAGCTCGCTCATGATCAGCTCGGCGACCTGCATCAGGTCGCGGTGCCCCTGCATCAGCCCGCCGATCCGGGCCAGGTTGGTCTTGAGCCAGTCCTGTTCCTCGTTGGCCCGGGTCGTCTCGCGCAGGGTGGCGACCATCAGGTTCACGTTGTCCTTGAGCTCGGCCACCTCCCCGCGCGCCTCGACGGTGATGTTGCGGGTCAGGTCGCCGGTGGCGACCGCGCTGGCCACCTCGCCGATCGCCCGCACCTGGGTGGTCAGGTTCCCGGCCAGCTCGTTGACGCTCTCGGTCAGCCGCTTCCAGGTGCCCGACACGCCCTCCACCTCGGCCTGGCCGCCCAGCCTGCCCTCGATGCCCACCTCGCGCGCCACCCGGGTGACCTCCGAGGCGAACGACGACAGCGTGTCGACCATGGTGTTCAGCGTGGTCTTCAGCTCCAGGATCTCGCCCTGGGCGTTCACGTCGATGCGCCGGGTCAGGTCGCCGTGCGCGACCGCGGTGGCCACCTGCGCGATGTTGCGGACCTGGTAGGTCAGGTTGGAGGCCATCCCGTTGACGTTGTCGGTCAGGTCCTTCCACATGCCGCCCGCGCCCGGCACCAGCGCCTGGCCGCCCAGCCGTCCCTCGGTGCCGACCTCGCGTGCCACGCGGGTGACCTCGTCGGCGAACGCCGACAGGGTGTCGACCATCGTGTTGATGGTGTCCTTGAGCTGGAGGATCTCGCCCTGGGCGTCGACGCTGATCTTCTTGGTCAGGTCGCCCTGCGCGACCGCGGTGGTGACCTGCGCGATCCCGCGGACCTGCGTGGTGAGGTTGTTCGCCATCGAGTTGACGTTGTCGGTCAGGTCCTTCCAGACCCCGCTGACCCCGTGCACCTTGGCCTGGCCGCCCAGCCGTCCCTCGGCGCCCACCTCCCGGGCCACCCGGGTCACCTGGTTGGCGAACGCCGACAGGGTGTCGACCATCGTGTTGATGGTGTCCTTGAGCTGGAGGATCTCGCCCTGGGCGTCGACCGTGATCTTCTTGGTCAGGTCGCCCTGCGCGACCGCCGTGGTCACCTGCGCGATGTTGCGGACCTGGTAGGTCAGGTTGGACGCCATCCCGTTGACGTTGTTGGTCAGGTCGCGCCACACGCCGCTCACCCCGGGGACCCGGGCCTGGCCGCCCAGGCGCCCCTCGGTGCCGACCTCGCGGGCGACGCGGGTGACCTCGTCGGCGAACGCCGACAGGGTGTCCACCATCTGGTTGACCGTCAGCTTCAGCTGCAGGATCTCGCCCTGCGCGTCCACGGTGATCTTCTTGCCCAGGTCGCCCTCGGCCACCGCGGTGGTGACCTGGGCGATGTTGCGGACCTGGTAGGTCAGGTTGTTGGCCATCGCGTTGACGTTGTCGGTCAGGTCCTTCCAGACCCCGCTCACGCCCCGCACGTTGGCCTGGCCGCCCAGCTGCCCCTCGGTGCCGACCTCGCGGGCGACGCGGGTGACCTCGTCGGCGAACGCCGACAGCTGGTCGACCATGGTGTTCACGGTGAGCTTCAGCTCCTGCAGCTCCCCGGTCGCCTCCACGGTCACCTTGCGGGTCAGGTCGCCCTTGGCGACCGCCGTGGTCACCTCGGCGATGTCGCGGACCTGGTCGGTCAGCCGGCCGGCCATCCCGTTCACCGCGGCGGTCACGTCCCGCCACCGGCCGGTCATCCCGCGCGCCGACGCCTGCCCGCCCAGCCGGCCCTCGGTGCCGACCTCCCGGGCGAACTGGGCGACCTCCCAGGTGAACTGGTCCAGCAGCTCCACCATGCCGTTGACCGACTTGCCCATGCGCAGCAGCTCGCCGCGCATGGGCCGGCCGCGCACCCGCAGCTCGACCCGCTGGTTGAGGTCGCCCTGCGCGACCGCCTCCACCACCTGGTACATGCCGGTGGCCAGGTCGGTCAGCTTGTCGATGATCGCGTTGGCGTCCTCGACGGCCGTCGCCCACGTGCCGCGCATCGCACCCGGCGCGATCCGGCCCCGCAGCTGGCCCTCCCGGCCGATCTCCCGCCGTACCCGGCTCAGGCCGCTGGCCAGCTGCTCGCCGTTCTCCCTGATCTCGTCCAGCAGCGCGGCGGCCTCCGCCACGGCGCCCTCGCCCGGAACGTCGATCTCGGTCCGGGTCTTGCCGTCCCGGACCGCGGCGAGCGCCTTCAGCAGCGGCGCGAGATCGGCGTCGCTGTAGCGGGGTGTGGTGTCACGGAAAGAGCCTCCGTTGTGACGGGTGCTGGGCGCGGTACGGGGCATGCGGTTCGACCTCCTGGCCCGCGATGTGGGTATACGGAAACCACGGATACCGTTTTCCGGGGCCGCACCCGTACTCTACGTCGCCGCGGGGCCGGGGACGGGCGGCGCGGGGACGGCGGAGCCGCGGGCACGGGCTTGTAGTCTTCGTGTTACCGTCTGTCGTGCCTACGGCGCGGTAGGTCTTCATTCCCCCGGAGACAGGGCGTTTCTGGCCGACTGGTGGACCAGTCTGTCACGATAGCCGGACCCGGGAGTACGCAAGCATCCGAGCAAGGGACGACTGTTGGAACGGCAGACGGTGTCGGCAAGCTTCCCGTCCGCCGCGACCTCCGTGGCGGACGCCCGCAGGTTCATCCGGCGGGTCCTCGCCGACTGGGGCATGGAGGAGGCCGCCGACGACGCCGTGCTGGCCACCAGCGAGCTGGCCACCAACGCCGTCGCCTACGCCGGCACCTCCTTCGAGGTCGCCTGCCGGCTGACCGCCGAGGGCGACATCCTCGTCGAGGTCCGCGACCTCCATCCCACCCGCTCGATCGCGATGCCCGGCATCAACGCCGCCAGCGGCCGGGGCCTGCCCTCGATCGCGCGGCTGGCGGCCTCCTGGGGCGTCACCTACGACCGCCGCACCAAGGGCGTCTGGTTCCGCCTCCAGCGGCCCGGCGGTTCCAACGGCGGCGCGCCGCAGCGCGTGAGTTCGGAGCGCAACGGCGCGGGCGGCGCGGCTCCGGCCGCCGGCCCCGCCGCCGAGGGCACGGCCCGCCCCGCCGCCGGGCCCGGTGAGAGCGCCGCCCGGGAGCCCGCGGGCACGGAGCCCGGTCCGGGGCCGCGCCAGGGCCGGAACGGGCGTGAGCGGCCCTCCCGCGGTCCCGGCCGCGGCGGGCACGACGAGGCGGCCACTCCGCCGCCCGGCGCGGGCGACCGGATGCTGCGCTCCCCGGCGGCCCGCGAGTCGCTGGAGAGCGCCGTCACCACCGTCCGCGACGCGCTCGACGCCGACTCCGCCGCCGTCCTGCTCACCGAACGCGACGGGCGGCTGGTCGTGGGCGCCTCCGCGGGCCTGCCCGCGGACCTGTCGCTGGGCGAGCTGTCGGTGGTCAACCTCGGCCCCGACGCCCGCGCCGGATCGCCCTGGGTGTCCTCCGACACCTCCGACCCCATCGCCGCCGCCCTGCGCGCCCGCTCGCTCGCCGCGGCCCCGCTGGAGGCCCAGGGGCGCCTCACCGGCGTGGTCGTCGCCCTCTCCTCCGCTCCGGACCGCTTCGAGGAGTCCGCCGCGGCCCGGCTCGGCCGCATCGCCGACGAGATGTCGCTCTCCCTGGAGAAGGCCCGGGTGGGGGAGCTGGAACGGTCCTGGCGCGGCTGGCTCAGCTTCGTCGCCGAGGCCAGCGACCTGCTGGCCGGCACCCTGGACCAGGAACGGACCATGGCGCTGGTCGCCCAGCTGGTGGTCCCCCGGCTGTCGACCTGGTGCGCGGTCTACACCGTCTCCGACGCGGGCCACGCCCGGCTCGCCTACGTGTGGCACGCCGACGAGACCCGCTCCGACGGCCTGCGCGACCTGCTCGAGCACGCCGACATGGACCCGCCCATGGACGCCCCCGGGCCCTGGAACGGCCTGGCCACCGCCCCGCCCGACGTCCGCGCCGCGGCCGGCTCCACCGCCTCCGACCAGGTCTACGCCTTCCCCCTCATCGCCCGCGGCCGCCGGATCGGCACCATCGTGATCGGCCGCCCGGCCGGCGACCGCTTCCCCCGCAGCGCGATCGAGCTGGCCGAGGAGCTCAGCCGCCGCGCCGCCCTGGCCGTCGACAACGCCCGGCTCTACTCCGAGCAGACCGCGATGAGCAGCGCCCTCCAGCGCAGCCTCCTGCCGCCCGCCATCCCCGACATCCCGGGCCTGGAGGTCGCGGTGGTGTACGAGCCCGCGGGCGAGGGCAGCGAGGTCGGCGGCGACTTCTACGACGTCTTCGAGACCACCGGACCGGGCAAGCCCGCCGGGACGGCGTCCCGCTGGCGCTTCGCCATCGGCGACGTGTGCGGCACCGGGCCCCAGGCCGCCGCCGTCACCGGGCTGGCCCGGCACGCGCTCCGCATCCTGGCCGCCGAGGGCATGTCCGTTCCCGACGTCCTGGCCCGGCTCAACCGGCTCATCCTCGCCGAGGGGGAGCGGGGCCGGCTGCTCACCCTCCTGCACGGCGAGATCGCGCCCCGGCCGCGCCGGGACGGCGTGTCGATCAAGCTGACCAGCGCCGGGCATCCGCCGCCGCTGGTGCTCGACCCCGACGGCACGGTGACCGAGGCCGCCTCGCCGCAACCCCTGCTGGGGGTCTTCGACGGGGTCGACTTCGGCACCGAGACCGTTCAGCTGCGTCGGGGGCAGGTGCTACTGTGCGTCACCGACGGAGTCACCGAGCGCCGTTCGGGGGCCCGGCTGCTCGGAGACGGGCACGGACTGGAGCAGATCCTGGCGGGCTGCACCGGGCTCAGCGCCGGCGCGGTCGCCGCGCGCATCCAGCGCGCGGTCCGCGACTTCGGACCGGAGCCCTCGGGGGACGACGTTGCCCTCATCGTTCTCCGGGCGTCATGATGGAGCTCAACGATCGGTAAGGTGGGGTGGCGTGGGGCTTGCCTTGCACACGACACGACAGGACGGCCGCGCGACGATCGCCGCGCGCGGCTCCATCGACCTGCATTCCTCGGACGAGCTGCGGACGCGGCTCACCGAGCTCGTCGACGCCGGCGAGCGACAGGTCGTGGTCGACCTGACCGCCGTGGACTTCTGCGACTCCTCGGGCCTGAACGTGCTCGTCCGCGCCTACAAGCACGCGCGGGCGCAGAACGCCACCCTCACCGTCACCGGGGCCTACGGGCGCGTGGAGAACGTCCTGCGCACCACGGGGCTGGACCGCTTCCTCATCGACGAGGGCGCGGCGGGGGAGGGGGCCGGATGACGGGCCGCCGCCGGGACCGGGCACCGCGCACCACGAGCGCCGGGTGACCGGCCCATGACCGAGACCACGCTCCGTGCCGCGCCGCAGACCGAAGCGGTGGAGTACGCCCGCCGCCTCGCCGCCCGCACCATGCGCACCTGGGCCCTGATGGAACGCGAGGAGCTGGTGACGGCCATCGTCGCCGAGCTCGTCGCCAACGCGGTCCTGCACGCCGGCACCGCGCTGGAGCTGCGCCTGCTGCGCAGCCCGGGCCGGGTCCGCGTCGAGGTCCGTGACCGCGCCGCCCAGATGCCCCGGCTGACCGTCCCCGGCCCCCTCGACGAGTCGCACCGCGGCCTGTTCATCGTCGACCAGTTCGCCAGCGACTGGGGCGCCGACCCCGTCACCGGCGGCAAGGTGGTCTGGGCCGAGGTGAGCGTCTGACGGCCGCCCGGCCCGGGACGCCGCCCGCGAAGGGCGTGCCCCGGGCTCCGCGGGCGTCCGCTCAGTGGGTCTCGCGGTAGAGCTCGGCGACCATGAACGCCAGGTCCAGGGACTGGCCCCGGTTGAGCCGGGGGTCGCAGGCCGTCTCGTAGCGCTGGTGGAGGTCGTCCTCCTCGATCTGGTGCCCGCCGCCGACGCACTCGGTCACGTCGTCACCGGTGAACTCGATGTGGATGCCTCCGGGGTGGGTGCCCAGCGCCCGGTGCACCTCGAAGAAACCGGTGACCTCGTCCAGCACCGCGTCGAACCGGCGGGTCTTGTGGCCGCTGGGCGCCTCGAAGGTGTTGCCGTGCATCGGGTCGCAGATCCACGCCACCCGGGCCCCGCTCCGCTCGACCTTCTCGATCAGCGGCGGCAGCGCCTCCCGGATCCTCCCGGCGCCCATCCGGGTGATGAACGACAGCCGTCCCGGCTCTCGGTCGGGGTCGAGCCGGTCGATCAGCGCGAGCGCGTCGTCCGCGCTCGTGGTCGGACCCAGCTTCACCGCGATCGGGTTGCGGATGTGCCGCAGGAACTCCACGTGCGCCCCGTCCAGCTGCCGGGTGCGCTCGCCGAGCCACACCAGGTGGGCCGACACGTCGTAGGGCAGGCCGCTGAGGCTGTCGACCCGGGTCAGCGCCCGCTCGTACTCCAGCAGCAGCGCCTCGTGGCTGGAGTAGAACTCCACGCCGTGGAACTCGTCGGGGTTGGCCCCGCACGCCTTCATGAAGGTCAGCGCGCGGTCGATCTCGCCGGCCAGCTGCTCGTACCGCCGCCCCGCCGGGCTCTGCGCCACGAAGTCGCGGTTCCACGCGTGCACCTGGCGCAGGTCGGCGTACCCGCCCTTGGTGAACGCCCGGCACAGGTTCAGCGTCACTGCCGAGCAGTGGTAGGCCTTCAGGAGCCGCCACGGGTCGTTGCGGCGGGCGTCGGGGGTGAAGTCGAAGCCGTTGACCGCGTCCCCCCGGTAGGCGGGCAGCTCCAGGCCGTCCCGCACCTCCGACGGCTTGGAACGGGGCTTGGCGAACTGCCCCGCCATCCGGCCGATCTTGACCACCGGCACGCTGGCGGCGTAGGTGAGCACGACCGCCATCTGCAGCAGGGTCTTGAGCTTGTTCTTGACGGCGTCGGCGTTGGACCCTTCGAAGGTCTCGGCGCAGTCGCCGCCCTGCAGCACGAACGCCTCACCGCGGGCGACCTCGCCCAGGCGTGCCTTCAGCTGGTCGCACTCGCCGGCGAAGACCAGCGGGGGCTGTTTGGCGAGCTCTTCGACGACGGCCCGAACCTCGGCCGGATCGTCCCATTCGGGCTGTTGGAGTGCGGGGAGGTCGCGCCAGGCGTCGAGGTCCCCCGGTGTGTTCATGGCCATGTCGAGATCTACCTGCGAACGGTCGATGGTGTGGAATTCACTGCTGACGGCGGGCATCATCGCATGATCGGGACGGCATCCGTGAAGGCGGTCGTCCCCGATGCGCTCACGCTCGACAAGGCTAGGGCACCGACCGCGCCGCAGACCCGGTCACGGCCCCTACGGACGACCAAGCCGGCCCCAAGGCCCGAGAATCAAGGGCGAGAGGGAGAACGCAAGGGGCCGGGGGGACCGGCGGCCCGTGGGGCACGCCTCCGCCCGCCCGGGCGGCCCGGACCGTGCCGGACCGCCCCGTGCGGGCTGCGAGCGAAGACCTCAGGCGGCCTGGGACCGGGCGGCCTCGCGGACGGGCGCGCCCACCCGCTCGCCGTCCCGGCGCTCCGGACCGACCGCGGCGCCGGTGCCGGCCAGCGCGCGGCGCCCGGTGAGGTCGGCGTCGGTGGCGAGCTGGCGCAGGCGGCGCAGCGACCGGTCGGTGATCTGCCGCACCCGGTTGTGGCTCAGCCCGTACCGGGCGCCGATCTGCGCGTACGACTGCGGCTGCCCGCTGTCCATGCCGAACCGGGCCCGCAGGATCGCCGACTCGCGTTCGGGGAGCCGCTCCAGCAGGCGGCTCAGCCCCTCCAGGTCGTCCAGGGCCACGATCTCCGCCTCGGGCGTCACCGCCTCGGGGTCCTCCAGCAGGTCGCCCATCGGCGTCTCGCCGGATTCGTCCACGGTCGCGTCCAGGCTGGCCGGATCGCGGCGCCAGCGCATCAGCTCGTCGACATGCTCGGGCTCGGCACCGACCGCCTCGGCCAGCTCCTCGCGGGTCGGCTCCCGGCCCAGCTCGCGCCCCAGCTGCCGCTCGGCGCGGCGCAGCCGGGACAGCTCCTCCTCCACGTGGACCGGCAGCCGGATGGTCCGCGCGGTGTGGCTGAGCCCCCGCCCGATGGCCTGCCGGATCCACCATGTCGCGTAGGTGGAGAACTTGTAACCGCGGCGGTAGTCGAACTTCTCCACCGCGCGCATCAGCCCGAGGTTGCCCTCCTGAATGAGGTCGATCAGCGGCAGCGCGTCGGTCGGGTACTTGCGGGCGATCGAGACCACGAGCCGAAGGTTGGCCTCGACGAACCGGCGCTTGGCGCGCAGTCCCGCCTCGACGAGCTCTTCCAGCTCCTCCAGGGTGACGCCCTCGGGGGGCGTGCCCTGCTCCAGAAGCTGTTCGGCGTACAGGCCCCCCTCGATGGCCTTCGCCAGATCGACCTCCTCCACCGCGTCGAGCAGCGGCGTACGGCCGATCCGGTCGAGGTACG
This region includes:
- a CDS encoding class II 3-deoxy-7-phosphoheptulonate synthase is translated as MNTPGDLDAWRDLPALQQPEWDDPAEVRAVVEELAKQPPLVFAGECDQLKARLGEVARGEAFVLQGGDCAETFEGSNADAVKNKLKTLLQMAVVLTYAASVPVVKIGRMAGQFAKPRSKPSEVRDGLELPAYRGDAVNGFDFTPDARRNDPWRLLKAYHCSAVTLNLCRAFTKGGYADLRQVHAWNRDFVAQSPAGRRYEQLAGEIDRALTFMKACGANPDEFHGVEFYSSHEALLLEYERALTRVDSLSGLPYDVSAHLVWLGERTRQLDGAHVEFLRHIRNPIAVKLGPTTSADDALALIDRLDPDREPGRLSFITRMGAGRIREALPPLIEKVERSGARVAWICDPMHGNTFEAPSGHKTRRFDAVLDEVTGFFEVHRALGTHPGGIHIEFTGDDVTECVGGGHQIEEDDLHQRYETACDPRLNRGQSLDLAFMVAELYRETH
- a CDS encoding sigma-70 family RNA polymerase sigma factor produces the protein MAATRTKGDRVDAPDKDLVGAYLDRIGRTPLLDAVEEVDLAKAIEGGLYAEQLLEQGTPPEGVTLEELEELVEAGLRAKRRFVEANLRLVVSIARKYPTDALPLIDLIQEGNLGLMRAVEKFDYRRGYKFSTYATWWIRQAIGRGLSHTARTIRLPVHVEEELSRLRRAERQLGRELGREPTREELAEAVGAEPEHVDELMRWRRDPASLDATVDESGETPMGDLLEDPEAVTPEAEIVALDDLEGLSRLLERLPERESAILRARFGMDSGQPQSYAQIGARYGLSHNRVRQITDRSLRRLRQLATDADLTGRRALAGTGAAVGPERRDGERVGAPVREAARSQAA